A region from the Brassica napus cultivar Da-Ae chromosome C8, Da-Ae, whole genome shotgun sequence genome encodes:
- the LOC111206078 gene encoding uncharacterized protein LOC111206078, whose protein sequence is MIKNVKVEIGDCSIPVDFHVVKSKSGQISSLLFGKAFMATVRAVCDLKKNRMSLTNVDETVFYDPVEKKKGEKFISCIEMFEDPGPTTDFNREPAMPQSASVDIRVAASVDFHSSESIDNKPSESDDSQSSESIDTKLSTSVDTFRVSEQPETEKSKSGVRNKNRKKKKKRNADADSLSVVPLQCQEGSHEYRVRCRGGSESFTKVRVLCDPELRDKGEASARAFINCIIRMRKRDTETCSGASSHAHRD, encoded by the coding sequence ATGATCAAGAATGTCAAGGTAGAGATAGGAGACTGCAGTATCCCTGTGGATTTTCACGTCGTGAAGAGTAAATCTGGCCAGatatcttctcttctttttggaAAAGCATTCATGGCTACAGTGAGAGCAGTTTGTGATCTTAAGAAGAATAGGATGTCCTTGACTAATGTTGATGAAACTGTCTTCTATGATCccgtggagaagaagaaaggtgaaaaGTTTATTTCATGCATAGAGATGTTTGAAGATCCAGGACCTACAACTGATTTCAATCGCGAGCCCGCAATGCCACAATCAGCGTCGGTCGATATTAGAGTTGCAGCATCGGTCGACTTCCACtcctcagaatcgatcgacaataAGCCTTCAGAATCGGACGACTCTCAgtcttcagaatcgatcgacacgaAGCTTtcaacatcggtcgatacctTCCGAGTTTCAGAACAGCCCGAGACTGAAAAGTCTAAATCTGGGGTAAGGAACAAgaatagaaagaagaaaaagaaaaggaatgcAGATGCAGATTCCCTATCAGTAGTTCCTTTGCAATGTCAAGAGGGTAGTCATGAGTATAGAGTGCGCTGCAGAGGAGGTTCTGAATCCTTTACCAAGGTCAGAGTGCTATGTGATCCAGAACTGAGAGACAAAGGGGAAGCTTCTGCAAGAGCTTTTATCAACTGCATCATTAGGATGAGAAAAAGAGACACTGAGACTTGTTCTGGAGCAAGTTCACATGCTCATCGAGactaa